A stretch of the Arachis stenosperma cultivar V10309 chromosome 6, arast.V10309.gnm1.PFL2, whole genome shotgun sequence genome encodes the following:
- the LOC130936740 gene encoding transcription repressor OFP6-like encodes MSTSARKKLHLNTVSVKLGCGSSCRRPKLSRIFHPKPKPKNPTLQKHKLFNLSSWNHNENDTATSTTTPTNTTFSPCYIDSSHFSDSSESNNNNNGKEARRVGGLGRAGGEGVAVEKDSDDPYLDFRHSMLQMILENEIYSKEDLRELLNCFLQLNSPYHHGVIVRAFTEIWNGVFSVRSSSSARFHFNRNNNKPFHLV; translated from the coding sequence ATGTCCACCTCCGCCAGAAAAAAGCTTCACCTGAACACAGTTTCAGTGAAACTAGGGTGTGGCAGCAGTTGCAGAAGGCCAAAACTCTCTCGAATATTCCACCCTAAACCAAAACCCAAGAACCCCACTCTCCAAAAACACAAACTTTTCAACCTCTCTTCTTGGAATCATAACGAGAACGACACCGCCACAAGCACCACCACCCCAACCAACACCACCTTCTCCCCTTGCTACATTGATTCCTCTCACTTCTCCGACTCATCAGagagcaacaacaacaacaacggAAAGGAGGCTCGGAGAGTGGGAGGTCTCGGAAGAGCCGGCGGAGAAGGCGTGGCGGTGGAGAAAGACTCCGATGACCCTTACTTGGATTTCCGGCACTCCATGCTTCAGATGATTCTTGAGAACGAGATATACTCGAAGGAAGACCTGAGGGAGCTTCTCAACTGTTTTCTTCAGCTGAATTCACCGTATCACCATGGTGTTATAGTTAGAGCTTTCACTGAGATCTGGAATGGGGTCTTCTCTGTAAGGTCAAGTTCTTCAGCCAGGTTTCACTTCAACCGTAATAATAATAAACCATTCCACCTTGTATAG